The Leptospiraceae bacterium genome includes the window TTATCTCCTTGCAACCGCAAGCGGGGGAACTATTATCAGAGAAAATAACAATACCGGAGCTAAGGTTAGCTTAATTCTAAATTTAGCGACATTTTTATGAGAAAGAAAATACGTAATGAGAAATTAAAAATTGTGATTATTGACGACCACCCCGCTATTTTAGAAGGGGTATCGTCATTATTAAAAAATGACTCGAATTTAGAAATTGTCGGACTTTCACAATCTATAGAATCAGGACTAAAAGAAATCCTGAAAAATAAACCTAGTTTGATTATTACAGATATATCTATTCAAACCAATTTAGAAGGAATCGAATTTATTAAAGCACTCAGAAAGAGATTCTCAAAAATAAAAATCTTGGCTTACTCGATGCACATTGAGCCTGTTATTGTAGAGAAGGCAATTCAAGCCGGTGCCAACGGATTTATTTCTAAGCAAGAATGCACTCAAAATATCCTACAAGCCATAAGTGAAATTCGTAACGGAAAATTTTATATAAGCGAGAGAATTTCTAAAACTATGGCTGTCAACAGTCTTAATAAAAATGATAAAAACTCAGACACAAATATTTGGAAACTATCCGCAAGAGAGTTGGAAATATTTTCCTATATCGGGGAAGGAGTTTCAACTCAAGGTATTTCAAAAAATTTGTGTTTATCAGTAAGCACAATCGAATCTCATAGAGCAAATATCAAAAAAAAACTTCAATTCCGCACAAATTCAGAATTAGTAAAAAATGCAGTTATCTGGAGGACTGCATTTTAAGTGGGATCTCCAATTCGGAGGACTGATGCTTGAAGTCTGAGGTCAGAAATAATGGAGTTAGTATCTTTTCTAAATAGTTTTATTTTTAGTGGAGTTTTTAATATTACGCTTTTAGTGCAGGTTTTGCACTTTTCGTGCAAAAATGTGGGATCTCCATCGTTTTCAAGAAATTACACATTTAGTGCAGATTTTGCTCTTTTCGTGCAGAAATGTGGGAACTCCATCGTTTTCAAGAAATTACGCCTTTAGTGCAGATTTTGCACTTTTCGTGCAAAAATGTGGGAACTCCACTTTTTTAGGGGGTTACACATTTAGTGCAGATTTAGACTTTTTCTGTAAAAATTTTTTCTCTATGTAACAATAGAGGCAAAGGGCAGGTGATAGGAGGTATAAAGTTTTAATTCAAGGAGAAAAATCTAAAAATTGAAAAACCTCACTAAAAAAGTGGAGTTCCCACTAAATAGACGAATTCAATTTATGTCGCTTGTAAAAAACACAAAAATACAAATCGTTGAAGAAAATCCCAAATAACTCAAAAGAAAGCCAAGTTATTATATAAAATCCAAACTAACTTTTCAAAAATTTTTGCAGTAGCCCGAAAAACATACATATAAATCCTGTAAAAAAAGTTTTAAACTTAGGCTTTTAGATTAATTCTAAAAATAGGTAGCTATGACTCTTAGAGAGAAAGAAATTATCCTTTTGAAGAGGATTAAAGGCGGCGACCAAAGTGCTTATATTGAGTTAGTAACTCCATTCAGGGAGAGACTATTCCGCAAAGCTGTTTCGATGGTCAAAGACGAGGATGATGCAGAAGATATAGTTCAGGAAGCTATGATTTCCGGTTATAGATCGATTGATAAATTCAGAGCCGAAGCCGGGGTATATACTTGGCTTTATAGAATCGTTGTAAATAAATCTAAAGATCTTTTGTCAAAAAAGAAGCGTGAAAAAGAGAAGCCGATAGATGAAAATGAGAATCAATTTATAGATGATCGAATTGGTTATGAAAAAAAATTAGAACTCTCTGATGAGTCAACCTATCTAATAACTAAAATCAATCAACTTGAAGAAATTTACAAGCAGGTGATTGAGTTGAGGTATTTTGAAGAAATGTCGTATTCTGAAATTGCACAAGTAATCGGAGTAAACGTGGGGACTGTCAAGAGCAGGCTATTCAAAGCGAAAGAGTTTCTGAAACATTTAATTCTTCAGGACGAAAAAGGAGAAGGTTACTTTGCATCTTAAAGATATTTATAATTGTTTGAAGACCAGAATTTTATACTTCTTAACAGGAGATGATGAAAAATACCACAGAAAATTAGAATGCAGTCTGATCCGATGTTTATCGGAAATCAGAAAACAAGAAATTTCTGAAGTTCAGTTGTCAGGAGATTTTAATCAAAAATTAATCCAGAAACTACAAGCTGAAAAAGTAAACGTCTCAAAAAAACAAATTTCTGAAAGTATTTTTGATTTTGTATTAACCAATAGAGCTTTTCAGTATTCCTTATCTGGGGTTTTACTTATTACGATTGTAGTCATTATTTCAGGAAACAGGAATATTGTAAGTGATTCTTCGACTTCAGGAGTATTACTGAAAAATACTGAATATCTAAATAAACCTTCTGCCTCTTTTCATCTCCACTCTGAAGAAGAAAGAATTTTATTGGATGAGTTTGATAAAAACCCTAACGATTTAGAGACTTTACTCAAGCTTGAGACATACTATACATCCATCGGTAAAGAAGAGCTTGCTGCAAGAATTCGATATAGAACAGAAAAAATTTCCGGAAAAAAGTATTAGTCCGAAAATAATTTGAGAGATTCGCTTTCTCTTTTTTCATACTCTTTCTGAATATTTAGAATTGAGTCAGGTTGAATTTCCGGGAAAATTCTTTTATCCAATTGGCTTACTCTTAAAAGTCCTCTTGTTGAACTGGAAATATAAATTAACTTGCAGGATTTTAGTTCGTTCTGGGAAAACTTTCCTTCAATAATTTTTATGCCTATAGATTCTGCGGCTTTTAATATTTCACTTCGAGTTACTCCACCTAAAATACAAGAATCCAAAGAAGGAGTTTTTATTCTGTCTTTTTCATCGATCCAAAACAAATTACAAAAAGACCCTTCAGTCACGATTCCATCTTTACGGAGTAAAACTGCCTCATCGAAACCATTTTCTTTTGCTTCTTTGTAGCTAAAAATTGAAGGAAAGTTTCCTGTCACTTTTACAAAGTCCGGTAAAAAAACCTCATTTGTTTTTCTAAATGATGATACCATTAATTGAATAGATGTATTTGTATGTAAGATCGGAGATGCAGAAAGAACAGTAGTGACTGAATTTGATTTCAGATCCGGTAAACTCCAAACCCCTGGACTTAAAGTTAGTCTCATTCTACCATTTTTAATTTGATTTGAATGAATTAGCTCTTTTGTTTGACTTTTTATTTTTTCAGTAAAATCATTTTCTATTCTAATTTGAAAATATTCAATAGACTTCCGCATTCTTTCTACGTGCTCATTAAAAAATGCAACCCTTGAATCTTTAATAAAAAATGTTTCATAAATCGCAAAGCCGTAAGTAAATCCAGAATCTACAGCAGATATGAATGCAGATTCCGACTGCAATTTCTTTCCGTTAATAATTAAAAAATCGCTCATATAAAATTCGGGCTAACTATTCAACTTGACTTTCCTTGTCTTTTAGGCTTAAGTCTCTTAATCAATTTATTTCTAAAAATTTCCCAATTATAATTAAACTGCAAATTTTTTAATTCCTCATCTGCGCTATAGCTTATAAAATCCAATATCTCAAACTTATCCATTCCAATTTCTTGAGCAATATCATCTAACGTCCGATCCATCTTTCTTGAATCTTTTTCAGATAAAGACAAATTTGTAGAAATTTTTAACTCGAATTCAGATAAATTCATTTCTTTTTGATAACCATCAACGTCATGTCGTCACTAAGATCACCCGATGCAAATTCAGAAATTTCCTCAAACAAAGAATCAATTCTATTGTTTATTGAATCAGTATTTTCTTTTTCAATAAATTTGTAAATTCTCTCTCCATAGTATTTGTTGTTTTTATTTTTTTGTTCAAAGATTCCGTCTGTAAATAAAAATAACAGATCTCCAGTTTTTAGTTGAAATTTTTCAGACTCTTGATTTCTTTCATCATCAGGAAATCCAATATATGTTCCGACTGTTTCAATAATTTCGATTTTTTTTGAATTATACTGTAATAAAATAGGATTGGGGTGGAGTCCATAATGCTCAATATTTCCTTCTTTATCTGCCTTCATTACTAAAATTGTAGCGTATTGCTCAATCTTATTTTTTTCATTTGAATAAAAAATCATTTTTTTTCCAATTAATTTCTTGTTTATGTTCTCAACGACTTCTTTAGGTGTTTTACAAACATTGATATAGAAATTCATATAATTTAAAATATTCGCACTGAAAAGATGAGAGTTCAAATCATTTCCGCAAGAATCTCCAATTGCAAACCAATAATTTCCGTCTTTATCTATTGCATGATTAAAAAAATCTCCCCCAAGAACATGTAATGATTTTGACTGAGCAAGTATCTCATAATTTGAATCAGAGAAATTGGAGGGAAATAAAATTTGATTAATTTCTTCTGTTGAATAATTTTTTGAAGTTAAGGCAAACCTTTCAAGTTTTTGAAAACGAGCTTTTAAATATGAGTTGTATTCATCTACAGCAAACAATACTATACCCAAAGCACCTACAAGTAGTTTACATGACCATAGATTAACCCAATCCAAATATTGAAAAGACAGGATAAAAAATAGCAAAGTTAAAGACTTTAATAAAAAATAAATTTTATGAGTTTTTAAAAATAAAAAGTATCCTTCTATAGAATTTATAATAGAAGCAAGATTTTCTTGAAACAATCTATTTCACTTTACGCGATGGTATGCGTGGGACTGAAAATCTTTAGATGTGTAAATTTTTCTGGAAAGAAAAAAATATTCATCTTCCATGTATGCGAATCTTACTCCATCAATTACCCCAAATTTTTTTTCTGTGTAGCCTGATTCATACTGCATAGGGATTATTGTTTCTGATTTTTTATCATAGTGATACAAAAGCGAATGTGGAAAATCTTTAAATACAATTTCAGATTCATTGTCTTGGTTAACTTCTGCTTTTTCTAATGTATTTAAAATCACCCAATTCCCCTTAATTTTGTAGTTTCCTCGACCGATAATTTTTTTAAGATTTTTACTGTCTCCAAAGTAATCAACTCTTAAATATATTTTTTCAAATTTTCCTGAATTGTTGTCAAATACGATCCATTCCCTCCATTCATTTTTATGAAAACGAGAATTTATCGCAGACTTGGGATTGGTGTGCCTTTCAAAACTTCCATTGATAATTGCATCACGGGAGAACTCTCTATCAGGTAAATTCCGAATCCATTCCCTGTTAGAACAAAATATTCCTGATAGCACCCAAAAAAAAATGAAAACTTTTAGCACAAGTTTTGTAAACAAATCAGATTCCTTATATTTTATATCGGTAATTTTGAGCTATTGCAAAGTCTCCGTTGAAGTTTTCCAAAGAATAGATGAATTTAACTGCATTTATTCTAAAATTTGCAAATAATTTTTGGCAGAAGAAAACTAAAATTGAAAATAAATAAAATCTCCTCCACCGTCACCAAAAAGACCAAGCAATAACAGCATAATAAATGAAATAAAAATCAGTAAAATTTCTTTTACTTGAGTATTGATCTTTTGTAAAATATTTCTCGATTGAAAATAATTTAATAAAAAAGTAGTTCCGATATAGAGTATAATTTCTTCCAAACGAACTGAATTCAAGCTATATGTTAGCTGAAAGAGCGATTTGAAATAGCTCAAACAAAGCTCTAAAGAATTTTCTTGAGATATTCCTGTTCTAAAAAATATTCCAGAAATCGCAAAAGCAAAATATACAACTCCTGTTTTGAATACCGAAGCAAGTTTAGACTTAGGCTCGGCTGGAATACCAAATTTCTCTAATATCCTTTCTAACCAAAGCATTAAACCGGAAAAAAATCCCCAAAGTAAATAGGTTAAATTTGCACCATGCCAAAGTCCACCTAGAGTCATAGTCACAAGCATATTAAAAGAAGAACGAAAGCTCCCCATTCTACTTCCACCGAGCGGAATATACAAATAATCTCGAAGCCACGTAGAGAGCGTTATGTGCCATCGCGTCCAAAACTCTCGAAACGATGAAGAAAGAAACGGCCCTCTAAAATTTTCAGGAATTTGAAATCCAAGTAGTTTCGCTAATCCTCTGGCTATATCTGTATAACCACTAAAATCACAATATACTTGAGAAATAAATCCAAAACAGCCAACCAATAAAGACAAGGAATCAAACTTTTCCGGATTGGCAAATAGAGGATTGATAATAGGACTTATGTTGTCGGCTAAAACAACTTTTTTAAAAAGTCCTCCAAGTATTAAGAAAAGACCTTCCTTCATCGAATCTTTTGTGATTTTTGGAGAATTTAGCTGAGGAAGAAAATCCTCTGTTCTCATAATTGGTCCCG containing:
- a CDS encoding response regulator transcription factor, with product MRKKIRNEKLKIVIIDDHPAILEGVSSLLKNDSNLEIVGLSQSIESGLKEILKNKPSLIITDISIQTNLEGIEFIKALRKRFSKIKILAYSMHIEPVIVEKAIQAGANGFISKQECTQNILQAISEIRNGKFYISERISKTMAVNSLNKNDKNSDTNIWKLSARELEIFSYIGEGVSTQGISKNLCLSVSTIESHRANIKKKLQFRTNSELVKNAVIWRTAF
- a CDS encoding sigma-70 family RNA polymerase sigma factor — protein: MTLREKEIILLKRIKGGDQSAYIELVTPFRERLFRKAVSMVKDEDDAEDIVQEAMISGYRSIDKFRAEAGVYTWLYRIVVNKSKDLLSKKKREKEKPIDENENQFIDDRIGYEKKLELSDESTYLITKINQLEEIYKQVIELRYFEEMSYSEIAQVIGVNVGTVKSRLFKAKEFLKHLILQDEKGEGYFAS
- a CDS encoding aminotransferase class IV, coding for MSDFLIINGKKLQSESAFISAVDSGFTYGFAIYETFFIKDSRVAFFNEHVERMRKSIEYFQIRIENDFTEKIKSQTKELIHSNQIKNGRMRLTLSPGVWSLPDLKSNSVTTVLSASPILHTNTSIQLMVSSFRKTNEVFLPDFVKVTGNFPSIFSYKEAKENGFDEAVLLRKDGIVTEGSFCNLFWIDEKDRIKTPSLDSCILGGVTRSEILKAAESIGIKIIEGKFSQNELKSCKLIYISSSTRGLLRVSQLDKRIFPEIQPDSILNIQKEYEKRESESLKLFSD
- a CDS encoding serine/threonine-protein phosphatase, which gives rise to MFQENLASIINSIEGYFLFLKTHKIYFLLKSLTLLFFILSFQYLDWVNLWSCKLLVGALGIVLFAVDEYNSYLKARFQKLERFALTSKNYSTEEINQILFPSNFSDSNYEILAQSKSLHVLGGDFFNHAIDKDGNYWFAIGDSCGNDLNSHLFSANILNYMNFYINVCKTPKEVVENINKKLIGKKMIFYSNEKNKIEQYATILVMKADKEGNIEHYGLHPNPILLQYNSKKIEIIETVGTYIGFPDDERNQESEKFQLKTGDLLFLFTDGIFEQKNKNNKYYGERIYKFIEKENTDSINNRIDSLFEEISEFASGDLSDDMTLMVIKKK
- a CDS encoding MBOAT family protein, with amino-acid sequence MLFNSIPFLILFIITYVVYWNVEIQNKKRILVLSSIIFYAYFSLLVAFHFFLIIVINFYFSEKLHEKKEKRESTNTLIKLIVILNLVNLSVFKYFYFFSDIFFRISHNVFFKEVSSSVNIILPLAISFYTFQLLALQIDIHRGRLIKKISFQEYFLFILFFPQLIAGPIMRTEDFLPQLNSPKITKDSMKEGLFLILGGLFKKVVLADNISPIINPLFANPEKFDSLSLLVGCFGFISQVYCDFSGYTDIARGLAKLLGFQIPENFRGPFLSSSFREFWTRWHITLSTWLRDYLYIPLGGSRMGSFRSSFNMLVTMTLGGLWHGANLTYLLWGFFSGLMLWLERILEKFGIPAEPKSKLASVFKTGVVYFAFAISGIFFRTGISQENSLELCLSYFKSLFQLTYSLNSVRLEEIILYIGTTFLLNYFQSRNILQKINTQVKEILLIFISFIMLLLLGLFGDGGGDFIYFQF